The Besnoitia besnoiti strain Bb-Ger1 chromosome Unknown contig00039, whole genome shotgun sequence genomic interval tggactatcgaatgaaacaatgtgctccaaacgctagtctaagtctcttaacataccttttacctacaactgtacggaacgtaacaaacctccaggcaaagaacttggtattgctgttctaattcccgtGGtaaaacacagtcaacgaatggcggaaggagcattcaatatgttatgcagtgtcttaggagagatactctagatttagcattcatctacagctacggtaactgttgtgtttaaatagcggttaacctttccttttccttacgtactcagggcatgcaataccaatcagataacaactgaagctagactccatgttacacttactaaaatgggattcctaggttgatataaactacctttttctggggagtatatacttacgagttggactactggtttagattcttgaaggtctttgtttaccggatccaagttctcttgtgcttttcatgaccatcatgttaagtgcattaagtatagtggtatccagcgtatatttgaaaaaccaacattgtatacaagctgtaacgaatatcatgacattcactttggtagtcgccttcttaatgttagtctgtacggaatacttaggactatctctttatattaatgataatgcatttggtaatggacttttcatcttaactggtatacattttagccatgttattgttggagctatccttgtattcttcactcaaagtatctatagttctttagttacttacatgcctac includes:
- a CDS encoding uncharacterized protein (encoded by transcript BESB_051340); its protein translation is MTIMLSALSIVVSSVYLKNQHCIQAVTNIMTFTLVVAFLMLVCTEYLGLSLYINDNAFGNGLFILTGIHFSHVIVGAILVFFTQSIYSSLVTYMPTSSIMLSKSKGMLCKIFTEPFTILYLHFVETMWILIHITFYL